A single region of the Kineosporiaceae bacterium SCSIO 59966 genome encodes:
- a CDS encoding EAL domain-containing protein: MTSATDVERERPAPARPAVFWGHVVTVPVLAVLLVAWQTATAGPWWPADGQAFPTGAAVALAVGVVLVVGGELWPVLGSRTVDPSGVAWSTTFAFAVLLFAGLLPAVALLAGASVLSGVLARKAAYRWVFNAGQYSLSLLAAWGVLVVFDRDARPSELWSPADLSDLGVVALAAAAYFVVNELLVTFAVSALSGTSLLDDLRSVLYFELVANGAQLGLAPLVAVVMEHAPALTALGVLPVLAIHRQAVAERESRHAATHDDLTQLANRKHFLTLAESAMDLAARSDQSLALLVVDLDRFKEVNDVLGHQAGDRTIVEVGRRLRHAVRDGDVVARLGGDEFAVLVPAITSLDDALGVAQRVVAELERPFEVEGRLVDLGGSVGVALLPQHAGDFEALFSRADAAMFAAKRDGGGIRVYGPELDSGATGRVGLLGSLRRAIEAGDLVVEYQPKIDMRTGATDGVEALVRWRTTDGVLVPPDDFVPLAEQSGLMPRLTASVLEQALAQCAAWQQAGLRVPVAVNVSLRDVLDARFAVGVAERLVRYGVLGPMLTLEITERVLAEDMLRVQATLEEVSGLGVRVSLDDFGTGWSSLVLLRRLPVAEVKLDRSFVAQVARSRSDAAIVRAVIDLAHELDLVVVAEGVEDAATWSALAAMGCDTAQGWHIARSLPAPAATAWVRERARDRHGARQVGDRTERPQPVPGQTGDGAGLAGR, from the coding sequence ATGACGAGCGCGACGGACGTCGAGCGCGAGCGTCCGGCGCCGGCCCGGCCCGCGGTGTTCTGGGGACACGTCGTCACCGTGCCCGTCCTCGCCGTCCTGCTCGTCGCGTGGCAGACGGCGACTGCCGGGCCGTGGTGGCCTGCCGACGGCCAGGCCTTCCCCACCGGTGCGGCAGTCGCGCTGGCGGTCGGGGTCGTGCTCGTCGTCGGGGGCGAGCTGTGGCCCGTCCTCGGCAGCCGGACCGTCGATCCCAGCGGAGTCGCCTGGTCGACCACGTTCGCGTTCGCCGTCCTGCTGTTCGCCGGGCTGCTGCCGGCGGTCGCCCTGCTCGCCGGTGCCTCGGTGCTCTCCGGGGTGCTCGCCCGCAAGGCCGCCTACCGCTGGGTCTTCAACGCCGGCCAGTACAGCCTCAGCCTGCTCGCCGCCTGGGGCGTGCTGGTGGTGTTCGACCGCGACGCCCGCCCCTCGGAGCTGTGGTCCCCGGCGGACCTGTCCGACCTCGGTGTGGTCGCGCTCGCGGCCGCCGCGTACTTCGTCGTCAACGAGCTGCTCGTCACCTTCGCGGTCAGCGCGCTGAGCGGCACCAGCCTCCTCGACGACCTGCGGTCGGTCCTCTACTTCGAGCTGGTCGCCAACGGTGCGCAGCTCGGGCTGGCGCCGCTGGTCGCCGTCGTGATGGAGCACGCACCGGCGCTGACCGCCCTCGGCGTGCTGCCCGTGCTGGCCATCCACCGGCAGGCGGTCGCCGAGCGGGAGAGCCGGCACGCCGCCACCCACGACGACCTCACCCAGCTCGCCAACCGCAAGCACTTCCTCACCCTCGCCGAGAGCGCCATGGACCTGGCCGCCCGCAGCGACCAGTCCCTCGCCCTGCTCGTCGTCGACCTCGACCGGTTCAAGGAGGTCAACGACGTCCTCGGCCACCAGGCCGGTGACCGGACGATCGTCGAGGTCGGCCGGCGGCTGCGGCACGCCGTCCGGGACGGGGACGTCGTCGCGCGGCTCGGCGGCGACGAGTTCGCCGTCCTCGTCCCGGCGATCACCTCCCTCGACGACGCTCTCGGCGTGGCCCAGCGGGTGGTCGCCGAGCTCGAGCGGCCGTTCGAGGTGGAGGGCCGGCTCGTCGACCTCGGCGGCAGTGTCGGAGTGGCGCTGCTGCCGCAGCACGCCGGGGACTTCGAGGCCCTGTTCTCCCGGGCGGACGCCGCCATGTTCGCCGCCAAGCGCGACGGCGGCGGCATCCGGGTCTACGGCCCGGAGCTGGACTCCGGTGCTACCGGGCGGGTGGGCCTGCTCGGGTCGCTGCGCCGCGCGATCGAGGCCGGCGACCTCGTCGTGGAGTACCAGCCCAAGATCGACATGCGCACCGGTGCGACGGACGGCGTCGAGGCACTGGTCCGCTGGCGCACCACCGACGGCGTGCTCGTGCCGCCGGACGACTTCGTCCCGCTGGCGGAGCAGTCCGGGCTCATGCCGCGGCTCACCGCGTCGGTGCTCGAGCAGGCGCTCGCCCAGTGCGCGGCGTGGCAGCAGGCGGGGCTGCGCGTCCCGGTCGCGGTCAACGTGTCGCTGCGCGACGTGCTGGACGCCCGGTTCGCCGTCGGGGTGGCCGAACGGCTCGTCCGCTACGGCGTGCTCGGGCCGATGCTCACGCTGGAGATCACCGAGCGCGTCCTCGCCGAGGACATGCTGCGCGTCCAGGCCACCCTCGAGGAGGTCAGCGGGCTCGGCGTGCGGGTCTCGCTGGACGACTTCGGCACCGGCTGGTCCTCCCTCGTGCTGCTGCGCCGGCTGCCGGTCGCCGAGGTCAAGCTGGACCGATCCTTCGTCGCCCAGGTCGCCCGGTCCCGCAGCGACGCCGCCATCGTGCGCGCCGTCATCGACCTCGCCCACGAGCTCGATCTCGTCGTCGTCGCCGAGGGGGTCGAGGACGCCGCCACCTGGTCCGCGCTGGCGGCGATGGGCTGCGACACCGCCCAGGGGTGGCACATCGCCCGGTCGCTGCCCGCGCCGGCGGCGACGGCGTGGGTGCGTGAACGAGCCAGGGACCGCCACGGTGCGCGCCAGGTCGGCGACCGCACGGAGCGCCCGCAGCCCGTGCCGGGCCAGACGGGGGACGGGGCCGGCCTGGCCGGTCGGTAG
- the gatC gene encoding Asp-tRNA(Asn)/Glu-tRNA(Gln) amidotransferase subunit GatC encodes MSAISRSEVAHLAHLARIDLTDDELDRLAGQLDAIVDAVATVSTVAGEDVPATSHPLPLTNVTRPDEVRPSLTAEQALSGAPDSEQQRFRVPRILEEEQ; translated from the coding sequence ATGTCCGCCATCTCCCGCAGCGAGGTCGCGCACCTCGCTCACCTGGCGCGGATCGACCTCACCGACGACGAGCTGGACCGGCTCGCCGGCCAGCTCGACGCCATCGTCGACGCCGTCGCCACCGTGTCCACGGTGGCCGGTGAGGACGTGCCGGCCACCTCCCACCCGCTGCCGCTGACCAACGTCACCCGCCCCGACGAGGTCCGGCCCTCGCTCACCGCCGAGCAGGCCCTCTCCGGCGCGCCGGACAGCGAGCAGCAGCGGTTCCGGGTGCCGCGGATCCTCGAGGAGGAGCAGTGA
- the gatA gene encoding Asp-tRNA(Asn)/Glu-tRNA(Gln) amidotransferase subunit GatA produces MTDLTRLDAADLAGRLAAGEVSSQEVTRAHLDRIEAVDGVVHAFLHVAVDRALAAARDVDRRRAAGEPLGPLAGVPVAVKDVLVTTGMPTTCGSRMLEGWVPPYDATVVRRLADGGLVVLGKTNMDEFAMGSSTEHSAFGPTRNPWDTDRIPGGSGGGSAAAVAAFEAPLAIGTDTGGSIRQPGAVTGTVGVKPTYGGVSRYGLVALASSLDQAGPVTRSVLDAALLHETIGGHDPLDSTSLPDDVPALVEAARRGASGDGVRGLRVGLVRELDGEGYAPQVRARFHEAVDLLAGAGAEIVEVSCPSFASALAAYYLILPSEASSNLAKFDAMRYGLRVLPDGVGAPTAAQVMAATRAVGFGEEVKRRIILGTYALSAGYYDAYYGSAQKVRTLIQRDFAAAFERADVLVSPTAPTVAFRLGEKLEDPLAMYLNDIATIPANLAGVPGMSLPSGLAEDDLPAGVQLLAPARADDRLYHVGAALEAMLTERWGGRLLDRAPEVTA; encoded by the coding sequence GTGACCGACCTCACCCGCCTGGACGCCGCCGACCTCGCCGGCCGGCTCGCCGCCGGGGAGGTCAGCTCGCAGGAGGTGACCAGGGCCCACCTGGACCGGATCGAGGCCGTCGACGGCGTCGTCCACGCCTTCCTCCACGTGGCCGTCGACCGGGCGCTGGCCGCCGCCCGGGACGTCGACCGGCGGCGGGCCGCGGGTGAGCCGCTCGGCCCGCTGGCGGGCGTGCCGGTGGCCGTCAAGGACGTCCTGGTCACCACCGGCATGCCGACGACCTGCGGCTCCCGGATGCTCGAGGGCTGGGTACCGCCCTACGACGCGACCGTGGTGCGCCGGCTCGCCGACGGCGGCCTCGTCGTCCTCGGCAAGACGAACATGGACGAGTTCGCGATGGGGTCGAGCACCGAGCACTCGGCGTTCGGGCCCACCCGCAACCCCTGGGACACCGACCGGATCCCGGGCGGGTCCGGGGGCGGCTCCGCCGCGGCCGTCGCGGCCTTCGAGGCGCCGCTGGCCATCGGCACCGACACCGGCGGGTCCATCCGTCAGCCCGGTGCCGTGACCGGCACGGTCGGGGTCAAGCCGACCTACGGCGGCGTGTCCCGCTACGGCCTCGTCGCCCTGGCCTCCAGCCTCGACCAGGCCGGTCCGGTCACCCGGTCGGTCCTCGACGCGGCCCTGCTCCACGAGACCATCGGCGGGCACGACCCGCTGGACTCGACGTCCCTGCCGGACGACGTCCCCGCCCTGGTGGAGGCCGCCCGTCGGGGCGCGTCCGGCGACGGGGTCCGGGGCCTGCGCGTCGGACTGGTCCGGGAGCTCGACGGTGAGGGGTACGCCCCCCAGGTGCGCGCCCGCTTCCACGAGGCCGTCGACCTGCTCGCCGGCGCCGGCGCCGAGATCGTCGAGGTGTCCTGCCCGAGCTTCGCGTCCGCGCTCGCCGCGTACTACCTCATCCTGCCGAGCGAGGCGAGCAGCAACCTCGCCAAGTTCGACGCGATGCGCTACGGACTGCGGGTGCTGCCCGACGGGGTCGGTGCCCCCACCGCGGCCCAGGTGATGGCCGCGACCCGCGCCGTCGGGTTCGGCGAGGAGGTGAAGCGCCGGATCATCCTCGGCACCTACGCCCTGTCCGCGGGCTACTACGACGCCTACTACGGCAGCGCGCAGAAGGTCCGCACGCTCATCCAGCGCGACTTCGCCGCCGCGTTCGAGCGTGCCGACGTCCTGGTGTCCCCCACGGCGCCGACGGTCGCGTTCCGGCTGGGGGAGAAGCTGGAGGACCCGCTGGCCATGTACCTCAACGACATCGCGACGATCCCCGCCAACCTCGCCGGCGTGCCGGGGATGAGCCTGCCCAGCGGGCTCGCCGAGGACGACCTGCCCGCCGGCGTCCAGCTGCTCGCCCCGGCCCGCGCCGACGACCGGCTCTACCACGTCGGCGCCGCCCTCGAGGCCATGCTCACCGAGCGCTGGGGCGGCCGCCTGCTCGACCGGGCCCCGGAGGTGACGGCGTGA
- the gatB gene encoding Asp-tRNA(Asn)/Glu-tRNA(Gln) amidotransferase subunit GatB gives MGFEEAMERFDPVLGLEVHVELSTATKMFCGCPTEFGAEPNTQVCPTCLGLPGALPVLNAAAVESAVRIGLALNCDIASWCRFARKNYFYPDMPKNYQVSQYDEPIATGGWLDVEVPAPEGSDAAPEVVRVEIERAHMEEDTGKSLHVGGGTGRIHGADYSLLDYNRAGVPLIEIVTKPVEGTGSRAPEVARAYVATLRDLLRALGVSDVRMEQGSLRCDVNLSLRESPQAPLGTRTETKNVNSLRSVERAVRYEIGRQAAVLAAGGRVHQETRHWHEDTGLTTPGRSKETAEDYRYFPEPDLVPVAPDPAWVEELRGTLPEPPAQHRRRLQAQWGFSDLEMRDVLNAGAVPLIEATVAAGASPAAARKWWSGPVARRAKEDGVDLADLGITPAQVAELQRLVDTGRINDKLARQVLDGVLAGEGDPEQVIAARGLEVVSDDAALGAAVDRAISANPDVADKIRAGKVAAAGALIGAVMKEMRGQADAGRVRELVLERLGQSG, from the coding sequence ATGGGGTTCGAGGAGGCGATGGAGCGCTTCGACCCGGTGCTGGGGCTGGAGGTCCACGTCGAGCTGAGCACCGCGACGAAGATGTTCTGCGGGTGCCCGACGGAGTTCGGCGCCGAACCGAACACCCAGGTCTGCCCCACCTGCCTCGGTCTGCCCGGGGCGCTGCCGGTGCTCAACGCCGCCGCCGTGGAGTCGGCCGTCCGGATCGGGTTGGCGCTCAACTGCGACATCGCCTCGTGGTGCCGGTTCGCGCGCAAGAACTACTTCTACCCGGACATGCCGAAGAACTACCAGGTCTCCCAGTACGACGAGCCGATCGCCACCGGCGGCTGGCTCGACGTCGAGGTGCCGGCCCCCGAGGGCAGCGACGCCGCGCCCGAGGTGGTGCGGGTCGAGATCGAGCGCGCCCACATGGAGGAGGACACCGGCAAGTCCCTGCACGTCGGCGGCGGCACCGGCCGCATCCACGGCGCGGACTACTCGCTGCTCGACTACAACCGGGCCGGCGTGCCGCTGATCGAGATCGTCACCAAGCCGGTCGAGGGTACCGGGTCACGGGCCCCGGAGGTCGCCCGCGCGTACGTCGCCACCCTGCGGGACCTGCTGCGGGCGCTCGGGGTGTCCGACGTCCGGATGGAGCAGGGGTCGCTGCGCTGCGACGTCAACCTCTCCCTGCGCGAGAGCCCGCAGGCCCCGCTGGGCACCCGCACCGAGACGAAGAACGTCAACTCGCTGCGCTCGGTCGAGCGGGCCGTCCGCTACGAGATCGGCCGGCAGGCGGCGGTGCTCGCCGCGGGAGGCCGGGTGCACCAGGAGACCCGGCACTGGCACGAGGACACCGGGCTGACCACCCCGGGGCGCAGCAAGGAGACCGCCGAGGACTACCGCTACTTCCCCGAGCCCGACCTCGTGCCCGTCGCCCCCGACCCGGCCTGGGTGGAGGAGCTGCGCGGCACCCTGCCGGAGCCGCCGGCGCAGCACCGGCGCCGGCTGCAGGCGCAGTGGGGGTTCTCCGACCTGGAGATGCGCGACGTCCTCAACGCCGGTGCGGTGCCGCTGATCGAGGCCACCGTGGCGGCGGGGGCCAGCCCCGCCGCCGCCCGCAAGTGGTGGAGCGGTCCGGTCGCGCGGCGGGCCAAGGAGGACGGCGTCGACCTGGCGGACCTCGGCATCACCCCCGCGCAGGTCGCCGAGCTGCAACGGCTCGTCGACACCGGCCGGATCAACGACAAGCTCGCCCGCCAGGTCCTCGACGGGGTACTGGCCGGTGAGGGCGACCCCGAGCAGGTGATCGCCGCCCGCGGGCTCGAGGTGGTCAGCGACGACGCGGCCCTCGGTGCCGCCGTCGACCGGGCGATCAGCGCCAACCCCGACGTCGCCGACAAGATCCGGGCCGGCAAGGTGGCCGCTGCCGGTGCCCTGATCGGCGCGGTGATGAAGGAGATGCGCGGGCAGGCGGACGCCGGTCGGGTCCGCGAGCTCGTCCTGGAGCGGCTCGGCCAGTCCGGCTGA
- a CDS encoding PQQ-dependent sugar dehydrogenase, producing the protein MPGIVAATPCLRPPLGDTAAVPRAALAALSAAVAAALLASCTGSTEPTGGGTGRAAAPAPTVTGDGAGSEPAATPTAVGPHAATRVTGRPGAPRDVVTDLDVPWSVAVLPDGSALVSLRDRAQLVRVGADGTPEVVTATGADGRVPDVRPDGEGGLLGVAVSPTFTEDALVYLYLTAADGNRVVRAPLDGLTLGDPEVLLDGIPAGANHNGGRIAFGPDGMLYATTGDAGQADLAQDLGSLGGKVLRLTPDGGVPADNPFPGSPVWTVGHRNVQGLGWDAEGRLYASEFGTDRLDELNLLEPGANYGWPYVEGPGGDDDFVDPLLIWPTADASPSGLLVTGDAVYLAALRGQRLWRVPLVDGQVGEPEALLTGELGRLRDVVLAPDGAALWVLTNNTARGEPRPGDDRLVRLPLG; encoded by the coding sequence ATGCCCGGCATCGTGGCAGCGACGCCGTGCCTGCGGCCACCCCTGGGGGACACTGCTGCCGTGCCCCGCGCTGCGCTCGCCGCCCTGTCCGCCGCCGTCGCGGCCGCCCTGCTCGCCTCGTGCACGGGGTCCACGGAGCCGACCGGCGGGGGCACCGGCCGGGCGGCGGCGCCGGCACCCACGGTGACCGGGGACGGGGCCGGGTCCGAACCGGCCGCCACGCCCACCGCCGTCGGCCCGCACGCCGCGACCCGGGTGACGGGACGCCCAGGAGCACCGCGCGACGTCGTCACCGACCTCGACGTGCCGTGGTCGGTGGCGGTGCTGCCGGACGGGTCGGCGCTGGTCTCGCTGCGTGACCGGGCGCAGCTGGTCCGAGTCGGCGCGGACGGCACGCCGGAGGTCGTCACGGCCACCGGCGCGGACGGCCGGGTCCCGGACGTGCGGCCGGACGGGGAGGGCGGGCTGCTCGGCGTGGCGGTCTCGCCGACGTTCACCGAGGACGCCCTGGTGTACCTCTACCTCACCGCCGCGGACGGCAACCGGGTCGTGCGGGCGCCGCTCGACGGGCTCACTCTCGGGGACCCGGAGGTGCTGCTCGACGGCATCCCCGCCGGGGCCAACCACAACGGTGGGCGGATCGCGTTCGGCCCGGACGGCATGCTCTACGCCACCACCGGGGACGCCGGCCAGGCCGACCTGGCCCAGGACCTGGGTTCGCTGGGGGGCAAGGTGCTCCGGCTCACTCCCGACGGCGGTGTCCCCGCCGACAACCCGTTCCCGGGCTCCCCGGTCTGGACCGTGGGGCACCGCAACGTGCAGGGCCTGGGCTGGGACGCCGAGGGCCGGCTGTACGCCAGCGAGTTCGGCACCGACCGGCTCGACGAGCTGAACCTGCTCGAGCCGGGCGCCAACTACGGCTGGCCGTACGTCGAGGGGCCCGGCGGTGACGACGACTTCGTCGACCCGCTGCTCATCTGGCCGACCGCGGACGCCTCCCCCAGCGGGCTGCTCGTCACCGGTGACGCCGTCTACCTGGCCGCCCTGCGCGGGCAGCGGCTGTGGCGGGTGCCGCTGGTCGACGGCCAGGTGGGCGAGCCGGAGGCCCTGCTCACCGGGGAGCTGGGCCGGCTGCGCGACGTCGTCCTGGCCCCGGACGGGGCCGCCCTGTGGGTACTGACGAACAACACCGCCCGCGGCGAGCCCCGCCCCGGCGACGACCGGCTGGTCCGCCTTCCGCTGGGCTGA
- a CDS encoding 2-hydroxyacid dehydrogenase, producing MLSFPDSWVITLPDSQWVEDLGDLPDGVRPAVWDVEHPPAGALGADLADVAVVVPPYLHPAPALPSLRDLPALRLVQTLTTGYDTVAPHVPPGVALATASGVHDAATAELAVGLALASLRGIDDAARDMESARWRHVLRPSLADRRVLVVGTGGIGRAVVERLRPFEVVLTRVATRARQDDDGHVHGVDELPALLPGHDVVVLAVPLTERTRHLVDAAFLAAMPDGALLVNVSRGQVVDTGALLAELRRHRLRAALDVVDPEPLPADHPLWGAPGLLLTPHVGGDTTAMRPRALELLRDQVARLARGEPPRNLVPDSRLGR from the coding sequence ATGCTGTCGTTCCCGGACTCGTGGGTGATCACCCTGCCGGACTCCCAGTGGGTGGAGGACCTCGGCGACCTGCCCGACGGGGTACGCCCCGCCGTCTGGGACGTCGAGCACCCGCCCGCGGGCGCGCTCGGCGCCGACCTCGCCGACGTGGCCGTCGTCGTCCCGCCCTACCTGCACCCGGCCCCCGCCCTCCCGTCGCTGCGCGACCTGCCGGCGCTGCGGCTGGTCCAGACGCTCACCACCGGGTACGACACGGTCGCCCCGCACGTCCCGCCCGGGGTGGCCCTGGCGACGGCGTCCGGGGTGCACGACGCGGCGACCGCCGAGCTCGCCGTCGGGCTCGCCCTCGCCTCGCTGCGCGGCATCGACGACGCGGCGCGGGACATGGAGTCCGCCCGCTGGCGGCACGTGCTGCGGCCATCCCTCGCCGACCGGCGGGTGCTCGTCGTCGGCACCGGCGGTATCGGCCGCGCCGTCGTCGAGCGGCTGCGGCCGTTCGAGGTCGTCCTCACCCGGGTCGCGACCCGGGCCCGGCAGGACGACGACGGTCACGTGCACGGTGTGGACGAGCTGCCCGCGCTGCTGCCCGGGCACGACGTCGTCGTGCTCGCCGTGCCGCTGACCGAGCGCACGCGTCACCTCGTCGACGCCGCGTTCCTCGCCGCGATGCCGGACGGCGCGCTGCTCGTCAACGTCTCGCGCGGCCAGGTCGTCGACACCGGCGCGCTGCTCGCCGAGCTGCGCCGGCACCGGCTGCGGGCGGCACTGGACGTGGTCGACCCGGAGCCGCTGCCGGCCGACCACCCGCTGTGGGGAGCCCCCGGGCTGCTGCTCACCCCGCACGTCGGCGGGGACACCACGGCGATGCGGCCACGGGCACTCGAGCTGCTGCGCGACCAGGTGGCCCGGCTCGCGCGCGGCGAGCCGCCACGCAACCTCGTCCCGGACTCCCGTCTCGGCAGGTGA
- the ilvD gene encoding dihydroxy-acid dehydratase, with product MTEAPSQPDIKPRSRDVTDGLERAAARGMLRAVGMGDEDFAKPQIGVASSWNEITPCNLSLDRLAQAVKDGVHAAGGYPLEFGTISVSDGISMGHEGMHFSLVSREVIADSVETVMQAERLDGSVLLAGCDKSLPGMLMAAARLDLASVFLYAGSTLPGVAKLSDGTEREVTIIDAFEAVGACARGLMSRADVDAIERAICPGEGACGGMYTANTMASAAEALGMSLPGSAAPPATDRRRDGYARRSGQAVVGMLARGITARQVMTREAFENAVAVVMALGGSTNAVLHLLAIAHEAEVEFTLDDIQRVGDRVPHLADVKPFGRHVMTDVDRVGGVPVVMKALLDAGLLHGDCLTVTGRTVAENLADIAPPDPDGQVLRAIADPIHATGGLTILRGSLAPDGAVVKSAGFERTEFVGTARVFDRERAAMDALEDGTIGAGDVVVIRYEGPKGGPGMREMLAITGAIKGAGLGKDVLLLTDGRFSGGTTGLCVGHLCPEAVDGGPIAFVRDGDRIRLDLRTRALDLLVDDDELERRRAGWQPLPPRYTRGVLAKYARLVGPASGGAVCD from the coding sequence ATGACCGAGGCGCCTTCCCAGCCCGACATCAAGCCCCGCAGTCGGGACGTCACCGACGGCCTGGAGCGTGCTGCCGCCCGCGGCATGCTGCGCGCGGTCGGGATGGGGGACGAGGACTTCGCCAAGCCCCAGATCGGCGTCGCCAGCAGCTGGAACGAGATCACCCCGTGCAACCTGTCGCTGGACCGGCTCGCCCAGGCGGTCAAGGACGGCGTGCACGCCGCCGGCGGCTACCCGCTGGAGTTCGGCACGATCTCCGTCTCCGACGGGATCTCGATGGGCCACGAGGGGATGCACTTCTCGCTGGTGTCGCGCGAGGTCATCGCCGACAGCGTCGAGACCGTCATGCAGGCCGAGCGCCTCGACGGGTCGGTGCTGCTGGCCGGGTGCGACAAGTCGCTGCCCGGGATGCTGATGGCCGCGGCCCGTCTCGACCTCGCCAGCGTCTTCCTCTACGCCGGGTCGACGCTGCCCGGCGTCGCCAAGCTGTCCGACGGCACCGAGCGCGAGGTCACCATCATCGACGCCTTCGAGGCCGTCGGGGCGTGCGCGCGGGGACTGATGAGCCGGGCGGACGTCGACGCGATCGAGCGCGCGATCTGCCCCGGTGAGGGCGCCTGCGGCGGCATGTACACCGCCAACACCATGGCCAGCGCGGCCGAGGCCCTCGGCATGTCCCTGCCCGGCAGCGCCGCGCCGCCGGCCACCGACCGCCGCCGCGACGGGTACGCCCGGCGATCCGGGCAGGCCGTCGTCGGCATGCTCGCCCGCGGTATCACCGCCCGGCAGGTGATGACCCGCGAGGCGTTCGAGAACGCGGTGGCCGTCGTCATGGCCCTCGGCGGGTCGACCAACGCCGTCCTGCACCTGCTCGCCATCGCGCACGAGGCGGAGGTCGAGTTCACCCTCGACGACATCCAGCGCGTCGGCGACCGCGTCCCGCACCTCGCCGACGTCAAGCCGTTCGGCCGGCACGTCATGACCGACGTGGACCGGGTCGGTGGCGTCCCGGTCGTCATGAAGGCGCTGCTGGACGCCGGGCTGCTGCACGGCGACTGCCTCACCGTCACCGGCCGCACCGTGGCGGAGAACCTCGCCGACATCGCGCCGCCCGACCCCGACGGACAGGTCCTGCGGGCGATCGCCGACCCGATCCACGCCACCGGCGGCCTGACCATCCTGCGGGGGTCGCTGGCACCTGACGGCGCGGTCGTCAAGAGTGCCGGCTTCGAGCGCACGGAGTTCGTCGGCACCGCGCGCGTGTTCGACCGGGAGCGGGCCGCGATGGACGCGCTCGAGGACGGCACGATCGGCGCCGGGGACGTCGTCGTGATCCGCTACGAGGGTCCAAAGGGCGGCCCGGGCATGCGGGAGATGCTCGCCATCACCGGGGCCATCAAGGGCGCCGGCCTCGGCAAGGACGTGCTGCTGCTCACCGACGGCCGGTTCAGCGGCGGGACGACCGGGCTGTGCGTCGGGCACCTGTGCCCGGAGGCCGTCGACGGCGGGCCGATCGCCTTCGTCCGCGACGGCGACCGGATCCGCCTGGACCTGCGGACCCGCGCCCTCGACCTGCTCGTCGACGACGACGAGCTCGAGCGGCGCCGGGCCGGCTGGCAGCCGCTGCCACCGCGCTACACCCGCGGCGTCCTGGCCAAGTACGCCCGGCTCGTCGGTCCGGCGTCCGGGGGGGCCGTGTGCGACTGA